In Candidatus Dormiibacterota bacterium, the genomic window GCCACTGGCCGATCCGGCCGTAGCCGACCATCGCCAGGCTCACCGGGTCGCCGGAGAGGTGGCAGTCGATCCGCTGGGCGCCGAGCGGTTCGATGACCGCGCGGCCGCCGTCGATCCGCAGCACGAAGCCCGGGCCGCCGCGGACGTGGAGCGCGTAGACGGCGCGCACCCCGCGGGCCGCCTCGGGGTCGACGGCCAGCGGCATCATCGTGGTGATCACCCCCACCATGAGCAGGGCGTGCTCGCGGCTGACCTGCCACGGCCTGCCGAGGGTGCGCGCCATGTCCCAGCCGTGGATCACCTGCTCGCCGAGCAGCAGGCAGGTGGCGGCGCCGAGCGGCAGGCTGGCGCCGGGCGCGTACCAGGGGGTGGGCACGGGCTGGTCCGGCGACCGCCCCGCGCTGGCCTCGAGGAAGGCGTCGACCGCGTCGACGAGCCGCCGGCCGAGCACCGCGGGGTCGCGGGAGGGCTCCTCGGCGAGGGAGCTGGAGGTGAGCCCGGTGAGCCGCTCCCGGAACCCGGGCGACTCCGGGATGTGGTGGGTCCACCGGGCGATGTCGCCCTGCAGCGAGTCGGTGTAGCCGCGCAGGCCGATGACGACGTGGGCGGCGGTCTCCGCCAGGGTCCACTCCAGCCCGGTCACCCGCCGCGCGGGCGTGGTGATGCCCGAGATCAGCGCCGCGGTGCGGGGGGTGAGCTCCGCCAGCGCCGCGCGGGCGCCGGCATGGTCGACGGGCACGGCGATCATCCGGGCGGCGAACCTCCATAATGGAAGGTGATCACGATAGACCTTCCACAGTGGAATGACAATGGGTGAGCCCCTCAACTCCACCGCCGCCTCACTGCTGGGCTTCCTGCACCGCGGCGAGATGACGGGGTGGGACCTGGTGCAGGTCGCCAACACCTTCATCGGCGACTTCTGGAGCATCACCCAGAGCCAGATCTACCGCGAGCTCGAGGCGCTGGCGGCGCGCGGGCTGATCGCCGCGGGCGAGCCCGGCCCCCGGCGCCGGCGTCCGTACGCGCTGACCGAGGCGGGCAGAGCCGCGTTCGGCGAGTGGCTGCAGCTCGAGCCCGGGGCCGAGCAGATCCGCTACCCGCTGATGCTCACCCTCTCCTTCGGCTCCCACCTCGAGCCCGAGGTGCTCGCGGGCATGCTGGCCCGCCACCGGCAGCGGCATGCCGAGCGGCTCGCCGGGTACCACGTGCTCCAGCCGATCGCGATGGCCCCCGGGACCGACCTCCACGTCGCCGCCACCCTCTCCCTCGGCATCCACATCGAGACCGCGGTGATGCAGTGGTTCGACAGCCTCCCCGCCGAGCTCACCGCGCCGCAGCTCAGCCGCCGTCGCCGACGAGCCCGCTGAGGAGCCTCGCCACCACCGCCTCGCCACGCTCGGTCGCCACCTCCGGGTCCTCGGCGCGGGCGATGAGCAGGGCGACCTCGGTGAGCCCCGCCAGGAGCACGTGGGCGTGGACGTCGACGAGCGCCCTGGGCAGGCGCCCCTCGTTCGCCAGCGCCCGCAGCGATGCCATCACCGCCCCCAGCGAGTGGCGCTGGTCGATCTCCCGCCAGCGCTCCCAGCCGACCACCCCGGGGGCGTCGAGGAGGACGATGCGGCGCACCGCCGGGTCGCGGGCGAGGGCGAGCCAGGTGGCGCATCCCGCCCGCAGCGCACCGAGCGGGTCGGCGGCGCGGCGGGCGGCGTCGCGGACCGCCGCCGCCACCCCCGCCTGGGTGGCGTCGAGCGCCGCCTCGAAGAGCGCCTCCTTGCTGGCGAAGTGGTGGTACAGCGCGCCCCGGCTGACCCGCGCCTCGGCGAGGACGAGCTCGATCGGGGTGGCCTCGTAGCCGCGCTCGGCGAAGAGCCGGGTCGCGGTCGCGACGAGGTGGCGGCGGGTGGCCTCCCCCCTCTCCGCCCTGCGATCGGTCACCGCCCAATGTTGACAGACCGCCAGTCGGTTTGTTGGAATACCGACCGACGGTCTGTCACGTGGCGGAGGGCCCGGAGATGCGCCTCGACGACTGGTACGCCCACTGCGGGATGGTGGCCACCCCCGCCGGCGGGGTCGCCTGCGTCGACATCGGCGAGGGTCCGGCGGCGGTGTTCGTCCACGGGATCGTGGTCCACGGCCTGCTCTGGCGCGGCGTCGTCGACCGGGTGCGGGACCTGCGCCGCTGCGTCGTCATCGACCTCCCCGGCCACGGCGCCACCATCGCGGGCCCGGATCAGGACCTCTCCCTCCCCGCCCTCGCCGGGCTGGTGGAGGCGGTCTGCGGGTCGCTCGGCCTCGACCGCATCGATCTGGTGGGCAACGACACCGGGGGCGCGGTCTGCCAGGTGCTCGCCGCCCGGCATCCGGAGCGGATCCGCACCCTGACGCTGACCAACTGCGACAGCGACGACAACCTGCCTCCGCCGGCCTTCCGCGCCGCCACCGAGCGCGCCCGGCGAGGCCGCTACGCGCCGGCGCTCGACCGGATGGCGGCGGATCCCGAGCGGGCGCGCTCGGCCAGCGGTCTGGGCTGCGGTCTCGAGCGCCCCGAGGAGCTCGACGGCGAGACCCTCGAGGCCCTGCTCGCCCCCCTCGCCACCCCCGGCGCCACCCGTGCCATCGAGAGGCTGGTGGTGTCGCTCCGGGCCGAGGACCTGGTCGCCGCCGGGCCCGGGCTGGCGGCGCTCACCGCCCCGGCGCTGATCGTCTGGGGCACCGGCGACGTCTTCTTCGAGCCGGCCTGGGCGCACCGGCTGGCCGCGCTGATCCCCGGAGCCCGGCCCGTGGTCGAGCTCGAGGGGGCCCGCCTCTACCTCCCCCTGGAGCGGGCGCCCGAGCTCGCCGGCCTGCTCCGCGAGCTGTGGACCGGCGAGCCCGGGGCGCCGGGCGGTTACGCCGCCCAGCGGCTCACGTCGCGTCCCAGCCATCCCGCCAGCCGGGAGTAGACGCCGGCGTCCTCGGGGACGTCGACGACCGCGGCGAACGAGTTGCCGATCGGCTCGCCGCGGATGTCGGCGGGGAGGATGCTGTGGGCCAGCGGCAGCAGCGCCTCGCCGAGCTCGGGGT contains:
- a CDS encoding alpha/beta hydrolase, yielding MAEGPEMRLDDWYAHCGMVATPAGGVACVDIGEGPAAVFVHGIVVHGLLWRGVVDRVRDLRRCVVIDLPGHGATIAGPDQDLSLPALAGLVEAVCGSLGLDRIDLVGNDTGGAVCQVLAARHPERIRTLTLTNCDSDDNLPPPAFRAATERARRGRYAPALDRMAADPERARSASGLGCGLERPEELDGETLEALLAPLATPGATRAIERLVVSLRAEDLVAAGPGLAALTAPALIVWGTGDVFFEPAWAHRLAALIPGARPVVELEGARLYLPLERAPELAGLLRELWTGEPGAPGGYAAQRLTSRPSHPASRE
- a CDS encoding maleylpyruvate isomerase N-terminal domain-containing protein; translation: MIAVPVDHAGARAALAELTPRTAALISGITTPARRVTGLEWTLAETAAHVVIGLRGYTDSLQGDIARWTHHIPESPGFRERLTGLTSSSLAEEPSRDPAVLGRRLVDAVDAFLEASAGRSPDQPVPTPWYAPGASLPLGAATCLLLGEQVIHGWDMARTLGRPWQVSREHALLMVGVITTMMPLAVDPEAARGVRAVYALHVRGGPGFVLRIDGGRAVIEPLGAQRIDCHLSGDPVSLAMVGYGRIGQWRAIARGGLLAWGRRPWLGLRMRGFFFNP
- a CDS encoding helix-turn-helix domain-containing protein translates to MTDRRAERGEATRRHLVATATRLFAERGYEATPIELVLAEARVSRGALYHHFASKEALFEAALDATQAGVAAAVRDAARRAADPLGALRAGCATWLALARDPAVRRIVLLDAPGVVGWERWREIDQRHSLGAVMASLRALANEGRLPRALVDVHAHVLLAGLTEVALLIARAEDPEVATERGEAVVARLLSGLVGDGG
- a CDS encoding PadR family transcriptional regulator, with translation MGEPLNSTAASLLGFLHRGEMTGWDLVQVANTFIGDFWSITQSQIYRELEALAARGLIAAGEPGPRRRRPYALTEAGRAAFGEWLQLEPGAEQIRYPLMLTLSFGSHLEPEVLAGMLARHRQRHAERLAGYHVLQPIAMAPGTDLHVAATLSLGIHIETAVMQWFDSLPAELTAPQLSRRRRRAR